A single window of Flagellimonas maritima DNA harbors:
- a CDS encoding STAS/SEC14 domain-containing protein, with amino-acid sequence MLHIFSSTRHYNYLGMKIASTKKANVLREYQLDIGSIQVFDDYMVSTFEEGATLTLERAYQIIGISEIHFRDKDFGYISLRKNSYAVDPTIYNYLRGLENLKAFAIVSKKEIDMHNFKIEKLFYKKNMEFFIEYDNALVWVKKRLKRNKKKTSS; translated from the coding sequence ATGTTACACATATTTTCGTCCACGAGACACTATAATTATTTGGGGATGAAAATTGCTTCTACGAAGAAAGCCAATGTTCTGCGCGAGTACCAATTGGATATCGGTAGTATTCAAGTTTTTGATGACTACATGGTTTCTACTTTTGAGGAAGGCGCCACTTTAACGCTGGAACGAGCGTATCAAATTATCGGTATATCCGAAATACATTTCAGGGATAAAGATTTTGGATATATAAGCCTTCGTAAGAATTCATACGCTGTAGACCCAACAATCTATAATTACTTGAGAGGGTTGGAAAATTTAAAGGCGTTTGCCATTGTTTCCAAAAAAGAAATAGACATGCACAACTTTAAGATAGAGAAGCTATTCTATAAAAAGAATATGGAGTTCTTTATTGAATATGATAATGCATTGGTATGGGTCAAAAAAAGATTGAAAAGAAATAAAAAGAAAACTTCAAGTTAG